Proteins from one Ananas comosus cultivar F153 linkage group 5, ASM154086v1, whole genome shotgun sequence genomic window:
- the LOC109710236 gene encoding phospholipase A(1) LCAT3-like isoform X1: protein MFGDCGLRIPWLRRRRRRRRSGGGGGAGVEPVLLVSGMGGSILNARSKRSKRELRAWVRVFLANLEFKKYLWSMYNADTGYTEPLDSDVEICVPEDEYGLQAIDILDPSWWVKLLRVTDVYHFHDMIDMLVECGYEKGTTLFGYGYDFRQSSRIEKTMMGLKEKLETAYKASGGQKVNVISHSMGGLLVRCFMSLHNDVFAMYVNKWICIACPFQGAPGCINDSLLTGLQFVYGFESFFFVSRWNMHQLLVECPSIYEMLPYSNFKWNQQPLVQVWRKLSGENEEVKLQEYDATNCVSLFEEALRDNKLDYNGKSIPLPFNYSIFKWATDTRQILDNAQLPSAVSFYNIYGISLDTPYNVCYGSESSPIGDLSEICHTMMVHFQPQYEYVDGDGTVPTESAKADGFAATARVGIKASHRGLLNDERVFQLLKQWLGAGEKSRQQPMSTSKVMDFSQESIPFQMAP from the exons ATGTTCGGCGACTGCGGCCTCCGGATCCCCTGGCTccgtcgccggcgccggaggaggcggagcggcggcggaggtggggCGGGGGTGGAGCCGGTGTTGCTGGTGTCGGGAATGGGGGGATCGATCCTGAACGCGCGGAGCAAGAGGAGCAAGCGCGAGCTCCGGGCGTGGGTTAGGGTTTTCCTCGCCAATCTCGAGTTCAAGAAGTACCTCTGGTCCATGTACAACGCCGACACCG GGTATACGGAGCCTCTTGATTCCGATGTTGAGATCTGCGTACCGGAGGATGAGTATGGGTTGCAGGCGATCGATATTTTGGATCCTTCATGG TGGGTAAAACTTCTGCGTGTGACTGATGTTTATCACTTCCACGATATGATTGATATGCTGGTTGAATGTGGATATGAAAAAGGAACAACATTATTTGGATATGGTTATGACTTTCGTCAGAGCAGTAG AATAGAGAAAACGATGATGGGACTGAAAGAAAAACTTGAGACCGCATATAAGGCTTCGGGAGGGCAAAAAGTTAATGTAATCTCACATTCCATGGGTGGTTTGCTTGTCCGATGCTTCATGTCACTTCATAATGAT GTGTTTGCAATGTATGTAAACAAGTGGATTTGCATTGCGTGCCCTTTCCAAG GTGCCCCAGGATGTATCAATGATTCTCTTTTAACGGGGTTGCAGTTTGTTTATGGTTTTGAAAGCTTCTTCTTCGTTTCCAGATGGAATATGCACCAACTG CTGGTCGAATGTCCATCTATATATGAAATGCTGCCATATTCAAACTTCAAGTGGAATCAACAACCGCTGGTTCAAGTTTGGCGGAAGCTGTCTGGAGAGAATGAAGAAGTCAAGTTGCAAGAATATGATGCAACTAATTGTGTTTCTTTGTTTGAAGAAGCTTTAAGAGATAACAAG CTGGATTACAATGGAAAGTCAATCCCTCTTCCGttcaattattcaattttcaaatgGGCAACTGATACTCGCCAAATTCTTGACAATGCTCAATTACCAAGTGCTGTCAGCTTCTACAATATATATGGAATTTCATTGGATACTCCATATAATGTCTG TTACGGCTCTGAAAGCTCTCCTATTGGGGATTTATCAGAAATATGCCACACAATG ATGGTGCATTTTCAGCCTCAGTATGAATATGTGGACGGAGATGGCACTGTTCCTACTGAATCAGCTAAG GCTGATGGATTCGCAGCAACTGCAAGAGTTGGTATTAAAGCCAGCCACCGAGGGCTACTGAACGATGAGAGAGTGTTTCAACTTCTGAAGCAATGGTTGGGTGCGGGCGAGAAGTCGCGGCAACAACCAATGTCGACTTCGAAAGTGATGGACTTCTCTCAGGAGTCGATTCCTTTTCAAATGGCTCCATAG
- the LOC109710236 gene encoding phospholipase A(1) LCAT3-like isoform X2, giving the protein MFGDCGLRIPWLRRRRRRRRSGGGGGAGVEPVLLVSGMGGSILNARSKRSKRELRAWVRVFLANLEFKKYLWSMYNADTGYTEPLDSDVEICVPEDEYGLQAIDILDPSWWVKLLRVTDVYHFHDMIDMLVECGYEKGTTLFGYGYDFRQSSRIEKTMMGLKEKLETAYKASGGQKVNVISHSMGGLLVRCFMSLHNDVFAMYVNKWICIACPFQGAPGCINDSLLTGLQFVYGFESFFFVSRWNMHQLLVECPSIYEMLPYSNFKWNQQPLVQVWRKLSGENEEVKLQEYDATNCVSLFEEALRDNKLDYNGKSIPLPFNYSIFKWATDTRQILDNAQLPSAVSFYNIYGISLDTPYNVCYGSESSPIGDLSEICHTMPQYEYVDGDGTVPTESAKADGFAATARVGIKASHRGLLNDERVFQLLKQWLGAGEKSRQQPMSTSKVMDFSQESIPFQMAP; this is encoded by the exons ATGTTCGGCGACTGCGGCCTCCGGATCCCCTGGCTccgtcgccggcgccggaggaggcggagcggcggcggaggtggggCGGGGGTGGAGCCGGTGTTGCTGGTGTCGGGAATGGGGGGATCGATCCTGAACGCGCGGAGCAAGAGGAGCAAGCGCGAGCTCCGGGCGTGGGTTAGGGTTTTCCTCGCCAATCTCGAGTTCAAGAAGTACCTCTGGTCCATGTACAACGCCGACACCG GGTATACGGAGCCTCTTGATTCCGATGTTGAGATCTGCGTACCGGAGGATGAGTATGGGTTGCAGGCGATCGATATTTTGGATCCTTCATGG TGGGTAAAACTTCTGCGTGTGACTGATGTTTATCACTTCCACGATATGATTGATATGCTGGTTGAATGTGGATATGAAAAAGGAACAACATTATTTGGATATGGTTATGACTTTCGTCAGAGCAGTAG AATAGAGAAAACGATGATGGGACTGAAAGAAAAACTTGAGACCGCATATAAGGCTTCGGGAGGGCAAAAAGTTAATGTAATCTCACATTCCATGGGTGGTTTGCTTGTCCGATGCTTCATGTCACTTCATAATGAT GTGTTTGCAATGTATGTAAACAAGTGGATTTGCATTGCGTGCCCTTTCCAAG GTGCCCCAGGATGTATCAATGATTCTCTTTTAACGGGGTTGCAGTTTGTTTATGGTTTTGAAAGCTTCTTCTTCGTTTCCAGATGGAATATGCACCAACTG CTGGTCGAATGTCCATCTATATATGAAATGCTGCCATATTCAAACTTCAAGTGGAATCAACAACCGCTGGTTCAAGTTTGGCGGAAGCTGTCTGGAGAGAATGAAGAAGTCAAGTTGCAAGAATATGATGCAACTAATTGTGTTTCTTTGTTTGAAGAAGCTTTAAGAGATAACAAG CTGGATTACAATGGAAAGTCAATCCCTCTTCCGttcaattattcaattttcaaatgGGCAACTGATACTCGCCAAATTCTTGACAATGCTCAATTACCAAGTGCTGTCAGCTTCTACAATATATATGGAATTTCATTGGATACTCCATATAATGTCTG TTACGGCTCTGAAAGCTCTCCTATTGGGGATTTATCAGAAATATGCCACACAATG CCTCAGTATGAATATGTGGACGGAGATGGCACTGTTCCTACTGAATCAGCTAAG GCTGATGGATTCGCAGCAACTGCAAGAGTTGGTATTAAAGCCAGCCACCGAGGGCTACTGAACGATGAGAGAGTGTTTCAACTTCTGAAGCAATGGTTGGGTGCGGGCGAGAAGTCGCGGCAACAACCAATGTCGACTTCGAAAGTGATGGACTTCTCTCAGGAGTCGATTCCTTTTCAAATGGCTCCATAG